Proteins from one Ahaetulla prasina isolate Xishuangbanna chromosome 2, ASM2864084v1, whole genome shotgun sequence genomic window:
- the TRAPPC5 gene encoding trafficking protein particle complex subunit 5, whose product MDARFTRGKSAILERSLTRPKTDVSLSAFSLLFSEIVQYCQNRVYSVSELQNKLSELGQQVGARILDVLVMREKNGKRETKVINILLFIKVTVWKALFGKEADKLEQANDDDKTYYIIEKEPLINTYISVPKENSTLNCASFTAGIVEAMLTCSGFPAKVTAHWHKGTTLMIKFDESVIARDKSLDGR is encoded by the coding sequence ATGGATGCACGTTTTACCCGTGGGAAGTCTGCTATCCTTGAACGGTCTCTCACCCGACCCAAGACAGATGTAAGCCTCAGTGCCTTTTCCCTGCTGTTTTCCGAGATTGTACAGTACTGCCAGAACAGGGTCTATTCTGTTTCTGAGCTTCAGAACAAACTTTCTGAACTAGGCCAGCAGGTGGGAGCTCGTATTCTGGATGTGCTGGTGATGCGAGAGAAAAATGGCAAACGTGAAACCAAGGTTATCAATATTCTGCTCTTCATCAAGGTGACGGTTTGGAAGGCTCTCTTTGGGAAGGAAGCTGACAAGCTTGAGCAAGCCAACGATGATGACAAGACCTACTACATCATTGAGAAAGAGCCTCTTATCAATACTTACATTTCAGTTCCCAAGGAGAACAGCACCCTCAACTGTGCTTCCTTCACTGCTGGCATTGTGGAGGCCATGCTCACTTGCAGTGGCTTCCCTGCTAAAGTCACAGCCCATTGGCATAAAGGGACCACACTCATGATTAAATTTGATGAGTCAGTTATAGCACGTGACAAATCATTGGATGGCCGTTGA